One window of Chloroflexus aggregans DSM 9485 genomic DNA carries:
- a CDS encoding 30S ribosomal protein S1, which produces MSVQPDPVTRQNEEDLDWTQLLDAYDYARPQRGELREGLIMHIEENGVLVSIGTKREGIIPAQDLRQMGEDFINSLKVGDTVQVYVQEPENRDGDLILSLSMVQVAKDWEVAEQLFRDGGITRCKVIGFNKGGLLVQFNRIRGFVPASQVAQLHGRTAADERQYALQKMINQEIPLKVIEVDRERNRLVLSERAATQEWRKAQKHRLLTELQPGDVLVGKVNQLTNFGAFIDLGGADGLAHISELSWQRVNHPREVLQPGQEVKVVVVEIDRERERIGLSIRQLQDNPWETIDQRYTLGQLVTGPVTNVTPFGAFVQVEEAVEGLIHASELTADPQAQPRDVLQPGQIVTARVISLDRQRQRMGLSLRRINDDEPLPAADESLSAPDTPSEAQEPSA; this is translated from the coding sequence ATGTCTGTCCAGCCCGACCCTGTGACCCGGCAAAATGAGGAAGATCTTGATTGGACCCAGTTGCTCGATGCGTATGATTATGCTCGCCCGCAGCGCGGTGAATTGCGCGAGGGCCTGATCATGCACATCGAAGAGAATGGCGTTCTGGTCTCGATTGGCACCAAGCGTGAAGGCATCATTCCGGCTCAAGATTTGCGCCAGATGGGCGAAGATTTTATCAATTCGCTGAAGGTTGGTGATACGGTTCAGGTGTATGTCCAAGAGCCGGAAAACCGCGACGGTGACCTGATCCTCTCGCTTTCGATGGTGCAGGTGGCGAAGGACTGGGAAGTTGCCGAGCAGCTTTTCCGCGATGGCGGCATCACGCGCTGCAAGGTGATCGGTTTCAACAAAGGCGGTTTGTTGGTACAGTTCAACCGCATCCGTGGCTTTGTGCCGGCTTCGCAAGTGGCGCAGTTGCACGGTCGTACCGCTGCCGATGAGCGACAGTATGCGTTGCAGAAGATGATCAACCAGGAGATTCCGTTGAAGGTGATCGAGGTTGACCGTGAGCGCAACCGGCTCGTGCTCTCGGAGCGGGCCGCAACCCAAGAGTGGCGCAAGGCCCAAAAGCATCGCTTGCTCACCGAGTTGCAGCCGGGCGATGTGTTGGTCGGGAAGGTCAATCAGCTTACCAACTTCGGCGCGTTTATCGATTTGGGTGGCGCCGATGGGTTGGCCCACATCTCAGAACTGAGCTGGCAGCGGGTTAATCATCCGCGTGAGGTGCTCCAGCCCGGTCAAGAGGTGAAAGTGGTCGTCGTTGAGATTGATCGGGAGCGAGAACGGATTGGGTTGTCGATCCGCCAGTTGCAGGATAATCCATGGGAGACAATTGACCAGCGCTACACGCTTGGTCAGTTGGTGACCGGCCCGGTGACGAATGTGACACCCTTTGGGGCGTTCGTGCAGGTTGAAGAAGCGGTGGAAGGCTTGATCCACGCCAGCGAGCTTACGGCCGACCCCCAAGCACAGCCGCGCGATGTGTTGCAACCCGGTCAGATCGTGACCGCGCGGGTGATTAGTCTCGACCGCCAGCGGCAGCGGATGGGGTTGTCGTTGCGCCGTATTAACGACGATGAGCCGTTGCCTGCTGCTGATGAGTCGTTGTCTGCACCCGATACGCCAAGTGAGGCTCAGGAGCCATCGGCATAG
- a CDS encoding metalloenzyme — translation MALTFVFLDGVGLAPATADNPLAQVPMPTIRRLLRGPLTTEQIGFRDELLLAPLDACLGVDGLPQSGTNHVALLAGVNAPALHGHHQPHFPPVALRPLLAERSLFRRARLQGKRVAFVNVVTTGYWQALATRRLRHSAGVIAAEGAGLYLRDLNDLRAGQALSWDITGEGLAARDPDAATIPPISPQLAGERLAHFALDYDLVFFECFLPDLAGHGRLGPHGATIALSRIDGLFEGWLRARRPTDTLLVTSDHGNIEQASSMTHTTAPTPLLVIGPRAASFRHVRRIDEVADAVMTALADEPSRAGTPAR, via the coding sequence ATGGCGTTGACATTTGTCTTCTTGGATGGAGTCGGCTTAGCGCCGGCCACCGCCGATAACCCGCTCGCGCAGGTACCTATGCCGACCATCCGGCGGCTATTGCGCGGTCCGCTCACCACCGAACAGATCGGTTTCCGCGATGAGCTGTTGCTCGCGCCACTCGATGCCTGTTTGGGAGTAGACGGCTTGCCGCAAAGTGGGACAAATCACGTTGCCCTTTTGGCCGGTGTGAACGCACCGGCGTTACACGGTCATCATCAACCTCACTTTCCACCGGTGGCGTTGCGTCCATTATTAGCCGAGCGTTCGCTCTTCCGACGCGCCCGGTTGCAGGGCAAACGGGTCGCCTTTGTCAATGTTGTCACCACCGGCTACTGGCAGGCGTTGGCCACCCGTCGCTTGCGTCATTCGGCCGGCGTGATCGCTGCCGAAGGCGCCGGTTTGTATCTGCGCGATTTGAACGATCTGCGCGCCGGGCAAGCGCTCAGTTGGGACATTACCGGTGAAGGGTTGGCGGCGCGCGATCCAGATGCCGCGACGATCCCACCGATCAGCCCCCAGCTCGCCGGTGAGCGATTAGCCCATTTTGCATTGGACTACGATCTCGTCTTTTTTGAATGTTTTCTGCCCGATCTCGCCGGACACGGTCGGCTCGGCCCCCACGGCGCAACGATTGCGCTGAGCCGGATTGACGGCTTATTCGAGGGTTGGCTCCGCGCTCGGCGACCCACCGACACCTTGCTTGTTACGTCAGATCATGGCAATATCGAACAGGCGAGCAGTATGACCCACACGACGGCGCCTACGCCATTACTGGTCATCGGACCGCGCGCGGCATCGTTCCGCCACGTGCGCCGGATCGATGAGGTGGCCGACGCTGTTATGACCGCACTGGCCGACGAGCCATCTCGCGCGGGAACACCGGCCAGATAA
- a CDS encoding low molecular weight protein-tyrosine-phosphatase has protein sequence MSRNIRVLFVCMGNICRSPMAEAVFRHLVTEAGLQDRFEIDSAGTGGWHVGEPPHPGTQRVLARHQISTAGMRARQVRSADIDQFDYILVMDHDNLADLARFHPKARERAKLLLSFAPELGVDEVPDPYYNGRFDEVYRLIETACRNLLAYIREREGV, from the coding sequence ATGTCGCGTAACATCCGAGTGTTATTTGTCTGTATGGGCAATATTTGTCGCTCACCGATGGCCGAAGCCGTGTTTCGCCATTTGGTCACCGAAGCCGGCCTTCAAGACCGTTTCGAGATCGATTCTGCCGGTACCGGCGGCTGGCATGTTGGTGAGCCGCCACATCCGGGGACGCAGCGGGTACTGGCCCGTCACCAGATTTCCACCGCCGGGATGCGGGCGCGGCAGGTACGGTCTGCCGATATTGACCAGTTCGACTATATTTTGGTCATGGATCACGACAATCTGGCCGACCTGGCGCGTTTTCACCCCAAGGCCCGCGAACGCGCAAAGCTGTTGTTGAGTTTTGCGCCGGAATTAGGCGTTGACGAGGTACCTGATCCCTACTACAACGGTCGCTTCGATGAAGTGTATCGCTTGATCGAGACGGCGTGCCGCAATTTGTTAGCCTACATCCGCGAACGCGAGGGAGTGTGA
- a CDS encoding 16S rRNA methyltransferase: MEQTDPRLATLVAAVQAGASYRSIAVGVIERVGRESLQRYPSLKAAIKATKTRLHQMIGAYTEDRPPYRQWLAELQQVADEMARKAVCRRLLAGHASTRERLPVLEHLYPACFGDSPPQRVLDLGCGLHPLAVPWMHLPPNAYYAAYDIDTALCAFLHEALPLLGVRGEAAICDLMLGPPPVSADVALVLKTIPLLEQQRRGAGADLLRAIQAPRLVVSFPTRSLGGRNVGMATTYRGYMDALTAAEGWSPRVIELPNELVFVIERHTPSRSRM; encoded by the coding sequence ATGGAGCAAACTGATCCCCGCCTTGCCACGTTGGTGGCGGCGGTACAAGCCGGTGCGAGCTATCGCTCAATCGCTGTCGGTGTCATCGAACGGGTGGGACGTGAGTCGCTCCAGCGCTACCCCTCGTTGAAGGCAGCGATTAAAGCGACCAAAACCCGCTTGCACCAGATGATCGGTGCGTATACCGAAGATCGCCCGCCGTATCGGCAATGGCTGGCGGAGTTGCAGCAGGTGGCAGATGAGATGGCGCGCAAGGCGGTATGTCGGCGGTTGTTGGCCGGCCATGCCTCGACCCGCGAACGATTGCCGGTCCTCGAACATCTCTACCCGGCCTGTTTCGGTGATTCGCCACCGCAGCGCGTACTCGATTTGGGGTGTGGACTGCATCCCCTCGCTGTGCCGTGGATGCATCTGCCACCGAACGCTTATTACGCGGCCTACGATATTGATACAGCGCTCTGCGCGTTTTTGCACGAGGCGTTGCCGTTGCTGGGTGTGCGTGGCGAAGCCGCCATCTGCGATTTGATGTTGGGGCCGCCACCGGTGTCGGCTGATGTTGCGCTCGTTTTGAAAACGATCCCGCTGCTCGAACAACAACGGCGCGGCGCCGGCGCCGATCTCCTGCGCGCTATCCAAGCTCCTAGGCTCGTGGTCTCGTTCCCGACCCGCAGTTTAGGCGGGCGCAATGTGGGTATGGCGACCACCTACCGCGGCTACATGGATGCACTGACCGCCGCCGAAGGTTGGTCGCCCCGTGTCATCGAGTTGCCCAACGAGCTGGTGTTTGTGATTGAGCGTCACACTCCCTCGCGTTCGCGGATGTAG
- a CDS encoding tRNA-ribosyltransferase family protein — protein MVKTLLVHHGQLTLPVFLPDATFGTVRSVDSRDVAEAGITALVMNVFHLMQRPGSSTIHALGGLHRMAAWNGPIVTDSGGFQAYSLIRSNPKQGKISDQGLVFQPEGAERPFHLTPEKSIQLQLSYGADIVICLDDCTHVDDPPAEQRRSVERTVRWAKRCRAEFDRQLAQRRPSGPPPLLFAVVQGGGDLRLRAECAAALLEIGFDGFGFGGWPLDAQGNLLHEILAFTRAQIPSHYPMHALGVGHPANVVACARMGYEMFDSALPTRDARQGRLLAFTTDPHHPSFRLEGEWFTYVYLADRKHIKADHPISPGCTCFTCRHYSLGYLHHLHKIGETLVLRLATIHNLHFMAQLMALIRRERYEEDGHGAN, from the coding sequence ATGGTAAAAACACTACTCGTTCATCATGGTCAGCTCACATTACCGGTATTTTTGCCCGATGCTACCTTTGGTACTGTTCGTTCCGTTGATAGTCGTGATGTCGCCGAGGCCGGGATTACTGCGCTGGTGATGAATGTCTTTCATCTGATGCAGCGCCCTGGTAGTTCGACGATCCATGCGCTTGGTGGGTTGCACCGGATGGCGGCGTGGAATGGCCCAATCGTGACCGACAGTGGTGGTTTTCAGGCGTATTCGTTAATCCGAAGCAATCCAAAACAGGGAAAAATCTCCGATCAGGGTTTGGTGTTTCAGCCAGAGGGTGCCGAACGGCCATTTCACCTGACGCCTGAGAAGAGTATTCAGCTTCAGTTGAGCTACGGAGCCGATATTGTCATCTGTCTCGATGATTGCACACACGTGGATGATCCGCCGGCCGAGCAGCGTCGTTCGGTTGAACGAACGGTGCGCTGGGCGAAACGATGTCGGGCCGAGTTTGATCGTCAATTGGCGCAACGGCGACCGAGTGGGCCGCCGCCGTTGCTGTTTGCGGTGGTGCAGGGCGGTGGCGACCTCCGGCTCCGGGCCGAATGCGCTGCTGCGTTGCTCGAAATCGGCTTTGATGGGTTTGGCTTTGGCGGGTGGCCGCTCGATGCGCAGGGAAACCTGTTGCACGAGATACTGGCATTTACCCGCGCCCAGATTCCGTCTCACTATCCGATGCATGCGCTCGGTGTCGGTCATCCGGCGAATGTGGTCGCTTGTGCGCGGATGGGCTACGAGATGTTCGACAGTGCGCTCCCAACCCGTGATGCCCGCCAGGGCCGATTGTTGGCGTTTACCACCGATCCACACCATCCCAGTTTTCGGTTAGAGGGCGAGTGGTTTACCTACGTTTATCTGGCCGATCGGAAACATATCAAGGCAGATCACCCGATTTCGCCGGGATGTACCTGCTTTACGTGCCGTCACTATAGCCTTGGCTATTTGCACCATCTGCACAAAATCGGCGAGACGTTGGTATTGCGGTTGGCGACGATCCACAATTTGCACTTTATGGCTCAATTAATGGCGTTGATCCGTCGTGAACGTTATGAGGAAGACGGCCATGGAGCAAACTGA
- a CDS encoding type II toxin-antitoxin system Phd/YefM family antitoxin, producing MSDITKNLLNVDLRQGVVPISKAASSLAALIKLSQSTHQPIIVTQKGYPAGVLIDVELFTALRELAERYEAERNGNSNGKHAE from the coding sequence ATGTCTGACATCACCAAAAACCTGCTCAATGTCGATCTACGGCAAGGCGTCGTGCCTATCTCGAAGGCGGCATCATCACTCGCCGCGCTCATCAAGCTCTCGCAATCAACGCATCAACCGATTATCGTGACCCAAAAAGGCTATCCCGCCGGTGTCCTGATCGACGTGGAACTGTTTACGGCCTTGCGCGAACTGGCCGAACGCTACGAGGCCGAGCGCAATGGTAACAGTAACGGTAAGCACGCCGAGTAA
- the brxF gene encoding BREX-3 system P-loop-containing protein BrxF, with product MTDQVLRAIDQARARYYRLIVIVGPAGSGKTAALQAVSALTSAPIINVNLELSRQLLTLTERQRAIQLSRIVGDIVKKTADELVLLDNTEILFDVHLHVDPLRLLQGLARNRTVVATWNGTVGPNGLTYAVPGHPEYRRYPTGDLVIVEAKP from the coding sequence GTGACAGATCAGGTGCTGCGAGCAATTGATCAGGCTCGCGCACGCTACTACCGCTTGATCGTGATTGTGGGGCCGGCGGGAAGTGGGAAGACAGCCGCGTTGCAGGCGGTTTCGGCATTGACCTCGGCACCGATTATCAACGTCAATCTTGAGTTGTCGCGCCAATTGCTGACCCTGACCGAACGCCAACGAGCGATCCAACTCTCACGCATCGTGGGCGACATCGTGAAGAAAACGGCAGACGAACTGGTTTTGCTCGATAATACCGAGATTCTTTTTGATGTCCATCTGCACGTGGATCCGTTGCGTCTGCTCCAGGGATTGGCGCGCAACCGGACGGTCGTGGCGACCTGGAACGGTACCGTCGGGCCGAACGGGCTGACCTACGCCGTTCCGGGTCATCCCGAATACCGCCGGTATCCTACCGGCGACCTCGTTATCGTGGAGGCGAAACCGTGA
- a CDS encoding DNA methyltransferase: MNDDTPMFDMEEQTTPHAPVECLGMTFDNDDARRVFFLDRLRAALEELHARLGGVPFTTVADAVERMKSLTHWPMGDDERLRELAEQMRKAHRSAPATDLLRLWKDAVGFPHGKIEDILNLSDPPYYTACPNPFIGDFIRSYGKPYDPQTDDYRREPFAADVSEGKNDPIYNAHSYHTKVPHKAIMRYILHYTEPGDVVFDGFCGTGMTGVAAQLCGDRTTVESLGYKVDDAGTIYRPEQDESGKTVWTPFSKLGARRAVLNDLSPAATFIAYNYNTPVDVRAFEREANRILKDVEAECGWMYATLATTNAHEAAMWAERLRACRTADDARALIASIPNRGTINYTVWSDVFVCPECTEEVVFWQAAVDHEAGKVRDAFPCPHCGAILTKRTMERAWVTTYDRALGQTIRQAKQVPVRITYRVGNTRYEKAPDAFDLALIAKIEELDIPYWFPTDRMPEGEESRRNDDIGLTHVHHFYTKRNLWVLGAAIYRALATNPRLGVWVTSTMIRTTKMYKYMPVLNNGQLTDRRTGTVSGTLYVPSMADENCPLDLLVSKIRDFTFSISRNINAATSTNSATDVNTGNITVDYIFTDPPFGGNLMYSELNFLWEAWLKVFTNNKPEAIENQTQGKGLAEYQRLMTACFKEYYRVLKPGRWMTVEFHNSKNAVWNAIQEALQAAGFVIADVRTLDKQQGSFKQVTSANAVKQDLIISCYKPNGGLEARFAHEAGTAAGVWDFVRTHLKHLPVFVAKDGKAEIIAERQNYLLYDRMVAFHVQRGVLVPLSAAEFYAGLARRFPERDGMYFLPDQVVEYDKKRLTIRELHQLTLFVTDEASAIRWLKQHLERKPQTFQELHPQFLKEIGGWQKHEKKIELRELLEQNFLRYDGQGPIPAQIVSWMKQSAELRKLIEEERATGRATEENGQLSTQSAVLIARAKDRWYVPDPHKAGDLEKLRERALLREFDAYCESGERRLKEFRLEAIRAGFRKAWQERDYDTIIAVARKIPENVLQEDPKLVMWYDQAITRSGEQG, from the coding sequence GTGAACGACGATACACCGATGTTCGATATGGAAGAGCAGACCACACCGCACGCTCCGGTGGAATGCCTGGGGATGACCTTTGATAACGATGATGCGCGGCGCGTATTCTTTCTCGACCGCTTGCGCGCCGCCCTTGAGGAACTGCACGCCAGGCTCGGTGGTGTCCCCTTCACGACCGTGGCCGATGCCGTGGAACGGATGAAGTCGCTCACGCACTGGCCGATGGGTGATGATGAACGGCTCCGCGAACTGGCCGAACAGATGCGCAAAGCCCACCGCTCGGCGCCCGCCACCGACCTGCTCCGGCTCTGGAAGGATGCGGTCGGCTTTCCGCACGGGAAGATCGAGGATATTCTAAACCTCTCCGATCCGCCGTATTACACGGCATGCCCCAACCCGTTCATTGGCGATTTCATCCGCTCCTACGGCAAACCCTACGACCCGCAGACCGACGACTACCGGCGGGAGCCGTTTGCGGCGGACGTGAGCGAAGGCAAGAACGACCCCATTTACAACGCGCACTCCTACCATACCAAGGTGCCGCACAAGGCCATCATGCGGTACATCCTCCATTACACCGAACCGGGGGATGTTGTCTTTGACGGCTTCTGTGGCACGGGGATGACCGGCGTGGCGGCACAACTGTGCGGCGACCGCACCACGGTGGAGTCGCTTGGCTACAAGGTGGATGATGCAGGCACCATCTACCGGCCGGAACAGGATGAAAGCGGCAAAACGGTCTGGACGCCGTTCTCGAAACTGGGCGCGCGGCGCGCCGTGCTCAACGACCTTTCGCCGGCGGCGACGTTCATTGCCTACAACTACAACACCCCGGTGGACGTGCGCGCCTTCGAGCGCGAGGCCAACCGGATACTGAAGGACGTGGAAGCCGAATGCGGTTGGATGTACGCCACCCTCGCCACTACCAATGCGCACGAGGCGGCGATGTGGGCCGAGCGCCTGCGCGCATGCCGCACGGCCGACGACGCGCGGGCGCTCATTGCGTCGATTCCGAATCGCGGGACGATCAACTACACCGTCTGGTCGGATGTGTTCGTCTGCCCGGAATGCACCGAGGAGGTGGTCTTTTGGCAGGCGGCCGTCGACCACGAGGCGGGCAAGGTGCGCGATGCATTCCCCTGCCCCCACTGCGGCGCCATCCTCACCAAGCGCACGATGGAGCGTGCATGGGTGACGACGTATGACCGGGCCCTCGGCCAGACCATTCGCCAAGCCAAACAGGTGCCGGTGCGGATCACCTACCGCGTGGGCAACACGCGCTACGAGAAAGCGCCCGATGCCTTCGACCTGGCGCTGATCGCGAAGATCGAGGAGCTGGACATTCCCTACTGGTTCCCGACCGACCGCATGCCGGAGGGTGAGGAGTCGCGTCGCAACGATGATATTGGCCTCACCCACGTGCATCATTTTTATACCAAGCGGAATTTGTGGGTGTTGGGGGCGGCTATATATCGAGCTCTTGCGACAAATCCACGGTTAGGCGTATGGGTTACTTCAACCATGATAAGAACGACCAAAATGTATAAGTACATGCCTGTCCTTAATAATGGCCAACTTACCGACCGCCGTACTGGAACGGTATCAGGCACTCTTTATGTTCCATCTATGGCTGATGAGAATTGTCCATTAGACCTACTGGTTTCAAAAATCCGTGATTTTACGTTCTCAATATCCCGGAACATAAATGCTGCTACTAGCACGAATTCTGCAACTGATGTGAATACGGGTAACATCACGGTCGACTACATCTTCACCGACCCACCGTTCGGCGGCAACCTGATGTACTCCGAGCTGAACTTTCTATGGGAAGCGTGGCTGAAGGTGTTCACCAACAACAAACCGGAGGCAATTGAAAACCAGACCCAAGGGAAGGGGCTGGCCGAATACCAACGCCTGATGACCGCCTGCTTCAAGGAGTACTACCGGGTGCTCAAGCCGGGGCGCTGGATGACGGTGGAGTTTCACAACTCGAAGAACGCCGTCTGGAATGCGATCCAGGAGGCGTTGCAGGCCGCCGGCTTCGTGATCGCCGACGTGCGCACGCTCGACAAGCAGCAGGGGTCGTTCAAGCAGGTCACCAGCGCGAACGCCGTCAAACAGGATTTGATCATCTCGTGCTACAAACCCAACGGTGGTTTGGAAGCGCGGTTTGCCCACGAAGCAGGCACCGCAGCAGGCGTCTGGGACTTCGTCCGCACGCATCTGAAGCACCTGCCGGTGTTCGTCGCCAAAGACGGCAAGGCGGAAATCATCGCCGAGCGGCAGAACTACCTGCTCTACGACCGGATGGTGGCCTTCCACGTCCAGCGCGGCGTCCTGGTACCGCTCTCGGCGGCGGAGTTCTACGCCGGTCTCGCCCGGCGCTTCCCGGAGCGGGACGGCATGTACTTCCTGCCCGATCAAGTCGTCGAGTACGACAAAAAGCGGCTGACGATCCGCGAACTGCACCAACTGACCCTCTTCGTCACCGACGAAGCCTCGGCGATCCGGTGGCTCAAGCAGCACCTTGAGCGCAAGCCGCAGACCTTCCAGGAGCTTCACCCGCAATTCCTGAAAGAGATCGGCGGCTGGCAGAAGCACGAAAAGAAGATCGAGCTGCGGGAACTGTTGGAGCAGAACTTCCTGCGCTACGACGGCCAGGGGCCGATCCCGGCGCAGATCGTCTCGTGGATGAAGCAGAGCGCCGAACTGCGCAAGCTCATCGAGGAGGAGCGTGCGACCGGCCGGGCGACTGAGGAGAACGGCCAACTCAGCACGCAATCCGCCGTGCTGATCGCGCGGGCCAAAGACCGCTGGTACGTGCCCGACCCGCACAAAGCCGGCGACTTGGAAAAACTGCGTGAGCGGGCCTTGCTGCGCGAGTTTGATGCGTATTGTGAATCTGGCGAGCGGCGCCTGAAGGAATTCCGCCTCGAAGCCATCCGCGCCGGCTTCAGAAAGGCATGGCAAGAGCGCGACTACGACACCATCATCGCGGTGGCGCGCAAAATCCCGGAGAACGTTCTGCAGGAGGATCCTAAGCTGGTCATGTGGTAC